The Cloacibacterium caeni region TTAAGTTTTTTTCTATTTTTGCCCTGTAAAAATGAATGAATAATAATTAAAAAAATAAAAAATGACTTTTGAAGAAATTTTAAATTCAGGTGAATATCACTTAATAGACGTAAGACAACCAGAAGAATTACAGATGGACGGCGCAATAGAAGGCGCTGTAAATATACCTTTAGCAACTGTTCCTTTAAGATTAGACGAAATCAAGGAAATGAAAGGCCCAAAAATCATTTTCTGCAGAAGTGGAGGAAGAAGCGGACAAGCTTGCCAATTTCTAGCTCAGAATGGCTTAGAGAACATCTATAACGGTGGTGGTTTTATGCAATTACATGCTGCATTAGAGCATTATAAAAAATAATAAATCAGAGTTTTCATATTTTTTTGTACAACCAGCGCTCCCAAATTGGGAGCGCTGGCTTTGTTTTGACGAACGCTTTTAGGGTTTAAAACCCTGAAAGCGTTTTTTGTTTCTATCAAAATTTTTAAAATTTAGAAAAATCCGCCCGCTTAAACTCTTTCAATAATTTCTGAAAAACTTGTTCTACCGTTAGAATTTCATCGATTAAAGCAGAAGACTGCCCAATTTCTAACTCACCTTCTTCTAAATCTCCTTCGAACATTCCTCGTTTCGCTCTTCGCTTCCCAAGTTTTTCCTGCAAAGCTTTAATATCCTTTCCTTCTTTATAAATTTCTTCTAATTCATAGAAAAATTTATTTTTCACCAAACGAACTGGCGCCAATTCTTTTAAAGTCAATTGCGTATCTCCTTCCTGAGTTTCTACAATTTTTTGTTTCCATTTTTCATGAGCACTTGCTTCTACGGTTGCGGCAAATCTAGAACCGATTTGAACACCATCAGCTCCGAGAATCATCGCTGCTTTCATTTGGCTTCCTACTGCAATTCCTCCTGCTGCAATGAGCGGAATTTCTATATTTCTACGAACATTAGGAATCAGAGAAAGTGTAGTAGTTTCTTCTCTTCCGTTATGTCCACCCGCTTCAAAACCTTCTGCTACAACTGCATCTACTCCTGCGTCTTGACATTTTTTTGCAAATTTCACAGAAGATACTACATGCGCAACTTTTCTTCCTTCTTTTTTTAGAATTTCAGTATACGTTTTCGGATTTCCCGCCGATGTAAAAACGATAGGTACTTTTTCTTCTAAAATTATCTGGATAATCTCTTCAATATTAGGGTACAACATCGGAACATTAACGCCAAAAGGTTTATCCGTAGCGAGTTTACATTTCTGAATATGCTCTCTCAAAACATCTGGATACATGCTTCCTGCGCCGATTAAACCCAATCCACCAGCATTAGAAACCGCAGCAGCCAATTTATAGCCAGAATGCCAAATCATTCCTCCTTGAATGATGGGATATTTAATATTAAAAAGTTGAGTAACTCTGTTCATGAATTTTTTTGTTTAAAGATAAGATTTTTAAAAATTAATTATGTTCTTTTCCTTGATGAAAAGAACCCAAAATCAAGACTTCTATTTTTATTCTTAAAATCTAAATCCATTTAAAATAAAAAATCCCGAAAAGTTTCGGGATTGATATAGTGGGAAATTTTTAAAATTATTTTACGATTGCTGCTTTGTTCCAATCGGTTTTAAACTGGCAATCTTTGTAACGATTGTCTAATGAGATAAAAGTATCTGCTAGATTTTCTTTTACCCATTTTTCTAAAACTTCATTTTTCTTTTTGTTTAGGGCAAAACTTTTAATTCTTTCGAAATCTGTAGCAATATCTAGAGAATGTTCAGGAATTATGTCATTCACTTTCATTAATACTACGGCTTTTTTTTGATTGAGTTCATCCATGAAAACTTCTGTTAAATCTCCTTTATTTACCCCTGCAATTTGATAAGCAACAGTTGCTGGAAGATTAATTTTTTCTTGTCTGTCTGAACCGTCTTCTGCTGGAATTACCCCTGCATTAAACTTGGTGTTTTTATCATCAGAATGTTTGTAAGCAGCATCTTTGAAAGTAGTTTTTCCTTCAAGGATATCTTTTCTAATTTGTTCCATTTCTGCTTTTGCAGTGGCAATTTCTTCAGCATTTGGCTCTGCTTTTAAAAGAATATGTCTTGCATCGTACAATTTACCAGACTTTTTCACCAATTGAATGATATGGAAACCAAATTCAGATTCTACAGGATCAGAAATTTCTCCTTCTTGAAGATTAAGCGCAGTAGCTTCGAAAATTTTCACCATTTTCCCTCTTCCGATGTTGGTATACAAACCACCATTTGCAGCTGAACCTGGGTCATCAGAATAGATTCTCGCTTTATTTTCGAAAGTTTCTCCGTTTAAGATATCTTGTTTTATTTTTTTAAGTTTATCAATGATTTCTTGTTTGTGCGCATCTGTAAGTTTAGGAAACATTACAATTTTAGAAAGAACTACCTCATCTTTTACTTGTGGCAATTGGTATTTGAAAGCGTTATAAAAATCGGTTACTTCATTAGGCGTGATGTTTACTTTATCTGTGATTAGCGCATATTTAGCTTGACCATAATAGTTATCAACATCCATTTTCTCAATCACGTTTTTCATTTCGTAAGAAGAACGGAATTTATAAGCATCTAACATGGCTCTTTCTGAAGGGAACTGAGATAAAATCTGATTGTATTTATCCCCAGCTTGTGCTCTAATCGCAGCAGTTCTGTCTTGAATAAGAGTATCTTTTTTCGCTTTATAAATCAAAAGTTTATTGCTCAAAATCTGCTCCATAAATTCGCATTTATTGGTTTGTGCAGCCCCTTGTTGAATAGCGTAATTTTGTTGTTCTAAAATATCAGATTCTAATACGATTTCGTCTCCTACCACTGCAGAAATTCCATCTACCAAATCTCCTTTTTTCACTTGTGCATTTGCATTAAAAGAAATGAGGGTTACCAAAAAACTCAATGCAAATAAATATTTCATGTTTTTAATCATTGTTAAATTTTTAACTGATTTGCAAAATTATGATTCTCTGCGAGATTTCCTATAATTTTTATTATAATTATTTCTTAAAATTCTTCTCAAGTTCAGCATTAAAACTTGGTTCTATTACAATTTTTGTTTTCTGGCGTTGTTCTGCAATCGTTTTTGCTAAAATATCCTCTCTTACATCTGCTCTTAATTCCTCGATGGCTTCTTCTTTGGTCATCGGTGAACTCGGTAAAATTCCATCAATAGCGATGATGAGTAATCTCTCTCCCAGTTTCACTTTTTGAATCCCTTTTTCGAATGGAACTTTATTCACTTGGAAAACTTCTGCATTTTCAGACATTTCACCTTTTTCGAAATGCACCATGAGTTGCTGTTTATCATTCAGCTTTCCGTAATATTTTTTATTAAGAGCGTCCCAATTTTTAGCATCTTTAATTTCTTTGGTGATGTCTTTTTCTATGCTTAAATCGGTTAAAATCGCCACTCTTGCATCAGCTCTTTTTTCCCAAATATACTTTTGTTGATTTTTTTTGAAATAATCATCCAATAATTCTGGCTTGTTGGTAAGTTCCTTTTCAATCCACTCACTGAAAAGAAAATCTGCCAATAAGTTTTGTTGAGTTTTTAACAATTGCTCTTTAATTTCTGGCTTTTTGACAAAATCTCTAGAATAAACGGCAAAAACATCATTTCCTCTTTTAGAATCAAGGAAAGCAGACCATTGTTCTTTCGTTAATTTATCTGCATTTTTAAAATTTTCAGACAACAGCGTTTTCAAATCACCAAAAGTGAAAACATCTTTATTGAATTGATACAAAACCGCTTTATCATTTTTAAAAGCCAAATAATCTTGATATGATTTCTTAATTTTTTTGAAATCTGGAAACTCCTTGTAATCTGTAGATTTAACCAAAGATTCTATCAATTTATTATAAGCTACATCAGCAAAAGGCGAATCCATCATGTCTCTAATGAACATAGGATTGTATTTTTCTGAACTTTGATAAGGAACCACCGAATAAAGATTGAAAACAAAATATTTTTCTCCAATTAAAATAGGTTCGGTGTATTCTCCTTGCTTTTTATTTTTGAAAGCTTCATAAACTACATCTGGCAAAACAGGAGAACCCATTACTACGCCTGCATTTTTCTTTTCGGTTTCGGTAGAACCGTACAATTGTGCTACTTCCTCGAATTTTTTTCCAGATTTCAGCGCTTCAAAAATTTGAGATTTCATTTTTTCTGATTCCTCATTTTTAGGATAAGAAATCATTCCAAAAATAATATAACCTAATGAAGGTCTTCTGTCTACCAACTTCGCAAAAGCCGCAACTGTAGCGCTATTCACCAATTGCGTAAACTGACCAGGCTGCAAAAGTTCTAGTTGCCTATTTAGTTCTACATCTACATTGCCAGATTTTACAAAAAATGGCTCTGGTTTCTTCTTGGTGTAATCTATAATCGCTTTTTCTAAGGTAATTTTACCCGATTTTACGTCATTGTAAATTTGATTATAATCATTTTTATCGTCAGCTATTTTTTCTACATAGAAAACCTGAATTTTCTTTTCAATTAAGTTGGATGAAAAATATTGCTGAAGCGAAGATTGCATGATTTCTTTAGGATAAAAGCGCTCTTCTCTAAGTTCTTGCTCTTTTTCGGCCATTGTTTTCTTGAAATAACCCAAAGTATCTGCTCTTTTTTCTAAAGCAAAATTCTGGAGCAACTTAAAATCTACATACGTTTTCACGGTATTTTCTATGCCAGAATTTTCTAAACCATATTTATTTTCTGTTTTAAATTTTTCTGCAGAAATACTGTCTTTTCCTATAATAAGATACTGTGATTGATAGCTTAAAAAAGCTAAAAAGAGGACTAAACTTAACGTTTTTTTCATGTTTTCTTCAATTTTCATTTGCTTTTGGAAATCCTAACATTCATCTTTCCAAAAATTTACAGCCTCAAAGCTAAAAAAAATCCCTTTCAAATAAAATTTAAAAGGGAGTTAATTATTTCTTAAAATTATTTTGCAATCTAAATTTTATGCAACGCAAAGATTCTATTAATCCTATGAACAATATTAGTGAGCAAAGAATACGAATAAATTCGTTTTAAGTGTTCGCTTTATCAATTCGCTAGCGAATCTAACTTTGCTCTCTTCGTACTTTATTTCAATTTTATAAACTTTGAGTTTAATAAAAGTTGAAAATTCATGGTAATCTGCGTTCTCAAAACGTTTTTAAAGTTTCACTTCGAAAGTTGTGAGTTCTTTAAATTGTTTTATTCTGCCAATCATTTCGGCTTCGGTAACTTCTTCTAAACGCTGAGTTCCGAATTTTTCTACCGTGAAACTTGCCATTGCAGAACCTACAATTAATGCAGATTTCATTTCTTCGAAAGTAAATTCTTGGTTTTTTGTTAAATACGCTGCAAAACCTCCTGCGAAAGTATCTCCCGCTCCAGTTGGATCAAAAACTTCTTCTAATGGTAATGCTGGAATTGCAAAGATTTTACCATCATTAAATAACAATGCTCCGTGTTCTCCTTTTTTGATAATCACGAATTCTGGTCCCATATCGTGGATTTTTTGCGCTGCTTTTACCAGAGAATATTCTCCAGAAAGTTGACGCGCTTCTTCATCATTAATCGTAATAACGTCTGTTTTAGCAATTACTTCCAATAATAAATCCCAAGTAAGATCCATCCAGAAATTCATGGTATCTAAAATCACCAATTGTGGACGTTTTTCCATTCTATCTAACACAGCTAATTGTACAGCAGGATGCAGATTTCCTAAAAGTAAAACTTCAGCATCTTTTGCAGATTCTGGAATTTTCGGGTCGAAATTTTCTAGAACATTCAGTTCTGTAGCCAAAGTATCTCTAGAATTAAGGTCGTTATGGTATTTCCCACTCCAGAAAAACGTCTTCCCATCCTTAATCATTTCCACTCCATCGATATTGATTCCTTTAGAAGTCATCATATCCAAGTAATGCTGTGGAAAATCTCCACCAATTACAGAAACCAAACTCACGTCTGTTTTCATTACAGAAGCGGCTAAACCTATGTAAGTCGCTGCTCCTCCTAAAATTTTATCAGTTTTACCAAAAGGCGTTTCTATGGCATCAAATGCTACAGTTCCTACTGCTAATAATTTCATATGTAGATATTATTTATTGTTTTTTATATATTATTTTTTCTCTCCAACTCTCCAACTCAAACTACTTCCACTGGAAAGTATCAATCATGTGTAGCAAATCTTTTTTAATATAATCTACTGCTGGTGCGAGTGAATCTGGTTTTGGTCTTGTATTGAAATATAAATTCGCGGTTACAAAATGTCTGGTGCTATCTGTAATAAAAATCTGAATATTAGAAGCACTTTCTCCTTTTAATTCATACACATTTCCATACACTTTTTTCTCTGGATAAGAAAAAGACTTGGTTTCGATAGCTGAAGCTTTAATGGTATGTCCATAAACCATTTTTTCTACTTCTTTTACATGCGCATCAAAATCATTTTTCACCGGAAAATACGTAATGAAAACATTGGCTTTCATTTTGGGATAACGCAAATTATACCAACATGCTTGTTTAGCATCTGCTATTGCAGCAAAATCTGAATATTCAAAAGTATAAGCACATGGATTAGTAAATGCTTGATAATGAGGCTGTGGATATTCTAGACGCAATTCTCCTTTGGGTTTAGGTTTTGCTTCTTCACTACAAGCCAATGCAGAAAACGCTAACAAAATGACTGCTAATTTTTTAAACATTCTGCAAAAGTAAGAATTTTAAGAGAATTTACTTATTCTTTAATAAACTTATGCGTTTGAGAAATATTATTTTTAAAATATACTTTTAAAATATAGACACCTTTAGATAAATTTGAAACATCTAATTTATTATAATCTATTATTTTAATTTTTTTCATTGCTCCTGCTATATCATAAATTTCCAACTTCTCAATTGATTTTCCACTATCATATATTAAAATATCCTTAACGGGATTAGGATATAATTTAAAACTTTTATTATCATTTTCTGAAACAGAAAGATTTTCATTTACTTTTAAATCAAAACTGTTAAAACTTTTTTGAATACATGGACTAATATTATATAATTCATCTAAATTTAGATTTATAAAATTATCAGGATTATATGTTGTTAAAAATGATAAACAACAAACAGTGTACTCTCCTATTGGTAAATTTTTAAAATTAGCGGTATTACTGTAACTTACGATTTTATTACTTAGTTTATCAATAGCAATATAAGTATATGTATAATTGTAGTTACCATAATTATGTGGATATCCAAAATTTATTTGCAGCAAATTTTTATTAGGAGAATATTGAGGTTGATAATACGTAAAATCTTTGTTGGCTATTCTAAAATAGTATGTAACATCTTTATCTAAATACACACTTAATGTGCCTACATTAGCAAGAGAATTCCCACTTAGATAAGAATTTGAACCCACAAAATTCCCTGCACTCATTGGATAACCAGAGTGTATAGTTAATCCTGTACTAAATAGATTATTTATAGTATAGATGCCAGAATTTAATGGTCTTATTTTATAATATCCTTTCATTTCACTTGCTTTATAAAGATAAGGAGTTTTATCGGTAAGAGATTTATTAATATAATAAGAAGAATTTTCAAACGAAGTATAATTTTCTTTTAAAAATGTGGTATTATCTAGTAGTTTACTAATATAATCTGGGTTACTTGGTAATTTAAAATCTAATTTTTCATCATTCTTATCTAATGAAACACTATAATTATTTTTAACATCTAAAAAAACTGAAGGATTATTACAACTATCTTTTATTTGGAACCCAAAATATGTTACTGTAAAAAAACTAGCATTATCATTAATCTTTGCTAATATTTTAACATTTGCAAAAGCAAATGAAGGAAAATTAGGAATAAAAACCACCTCATTACCATCATTAGGAGTATCTTTTGCTAGTAAAATAGGAAATGATAATCCATCATCAAAACTCAACAAAATATCTACTTTGTCTACCAAAAGATTTGTATTGTTTACTGCCCAAGTTATATTTACTTTAGAATAATCATTTAGCTGTGTAATCATATAACTAATACTCAATGGCCCATAATCAGACACCTTTACTTTAATATCATCATAATTAAATCCTTTTAAATCTTTTACTAAAAATCTAAAATTCAAATCTCTAGGTACTAAAGGCAGTGCTTCTCCACTCAAACGATCATCACTTTTAACCAAAAGAGATGTTGAAGGAAAATTTCTTTCAGATTCTGTAGAGCTTCTTTTAGGCACAAATAGAGGAGCTGTAAAACTATTTACGGCTTTTACCCCATAATTACTTGCATATAAATCGGCAAACGCACCTTTATCTCTTATTGTAGCTACATCTATTTGTTCCCATGTATAAGATTGAATATCATTGTCTACATCTACAGCAGTTCCATTTAATGTGAACGGCGTATTTTTAGGAATAACTATATCTTCACCCGCAAAAACAGTTGGTAGATTATTCACAATAGGAGATTTCACATCACATTTGCTTATATTTTCTAAAAAATTAAAGATTAGTTCTAAATTTTTAGAATGAAAATACAATTTCATACCTGTTTTTATATCTTGATTAGGACTAGAACATGTTCCATTATAAGACATTATTGTAATGCCACTACCTGGTTCTACAGCCGTTTCTAAACGCCATGCATTAGAACAAGAATTTGAGTCATATGAATTCCCTCCAGAAGCATTGAAACTGTGTGTAGCAGAGAACATATGTCCTATCTCATGAGCTAAAACAACAAGCCCAAAGTAAGTACTTGTCCCTAGAGACCAATTACTCCATGAAGATCCTTTAACACTATCATTACAGACAGAGGATAAAGCTGCAGTTCCACTTTCTATTCCGACTGTATTTATAGTATTTAAAACATGACCTAAATCATATTGATTATATTTAAAATAACCGTTATCATTCATTATTCTAAAACCATTCTGAGCACAATTAGCATCTAGGCTACAGTTAGAATTAAAAGGATTATTTGCTACGTCTGTAAAAAGTAATTTTTTATTTAGCGTTTCATCACTCAAAACAAAACTTATGTTAAGTTCACTTTCATATATAGCATTTAGACCATTTACTAATAATATTATTCTATTAAGTGCAGTATCAACACTATCAAAATTATTGGTAAAAGAAGGAGTAGAAGCAATAGCTAATCTGTATGTTCTTCTAAATTGTGTACTTGGAAAACTACTATTTTTTGATAATTTATCTATTTTTACTGTTGATAATTTATCTGACACAGCCCCATCAACAGAACAATTAAAAAAATTTTCTTCTAATTCTTTAGAATTGATATAACTATAGTAGTTACTATTTTCATTAGTAGGTTCAAAAACTTGTAACTCACCATTTTTTAAAATTAAACCATAAAGTTTATCATTTATAGAAGTCAATTTCAATATCGCACCACTTTTAGAAACTCCATCAAAAGTAAAAACATTATCAACTCTATTTCTAATTAAGTCATTCTCTGTAATGCTAAAAATTTCAACAGAATTATCTTTAACAGGAATTATCAATTGTGGTTTTGATTTTAAATTGTTAGATTTTAAATGATCTCTAAAACTATTCACATCAATGTAAAAATTTTGAGATTTCACAAAAGGAAAACTTAAAATAAAAACTAAAAAATATAAATTTTTCATGATTTTTTTAAACAAAGATATGTAATTTTAATGCAGAAATTTAATCTTCAAACGTTTTCTTCAAATAATTTTCTAAAGGTTTAGGAAAAGACTTCTGATGAGAACTTTCGTAATCTGTAATTTGCAATTGATGCTTCTGAGCGTAGTTTTCAAAAACTTTTTTATCCTGCAAAATCACTTTAGAAATACTGATTTCCAGATTCTTATGCGTAAGTTTATGATGCACTGTTTTTTCCTCTACTACAAAATCTTCCAATTCCTGAGAAATGCTTTCGGGAAAATCATATAATTTCTTCCAAATAAAGGAATCATCTCGCTGTTTGATGAGGAATTTATCCTCATACATTATATAATAATAGTGTAGTTTTAAATCTACCGCTTTTACTTTTTTAGATTTCACAGGAAATTCCAGCACTTTTCCTGTTTCGTAGGCCAAACAATTTTCCTGAATCGGACAAACTTGACATTGTGGATTTTTAGGCTTACAAATTTCTGAACCCAAATCCATAATGGCTTGATTAAAGTTCCCTGGATTTTCTTCAGGCATGATGAGTAAAGCCAATTCATAGAAATAAGCATACGCTTTCGGTGAGGAAACATCAAAATCATCCGCAAAAACTCTGCTCAACACTCGGTAGAAATTCCCATCAATGGCAGGAACTTTTTCATCAAAACAAATGCTGGAAACCGCAGCTGCAGTATATTTCCCCACACCTTTTAGTTTTAAAATTTCAGAAAATGATTCTGGAAACGCTCCTCCGAAATCTTCCATTACTTGTTGTGCTGCTTTATGCAGATTAATCGCTCGTGAATAATAGCCTAAACCTTTCCAATAGAGTAAAACTTCGTCTATTTCTGCACTGGATAATGATTCTACCGTAGGAAATCTTTCTACAAAATTCAGGTAATGATTCTTGCCTTGCTCTACTCTAGTCTGCTGTAAAACGATTTCGCAGACCCAAATGTGATAAGGATTCTTCGTTTTTCGCCAAGGTAAATCTCTCGCATTCAAATCATACCATTTCAAGAGTTTTAAACCAATGTTTAGAAAATCAGCATATTTGTTCTTCTTTTTCAAAAAATATTTTTTATATTTGCACACCAAAAATAAAAACAAAAAAGGAAATGACAAAGGCAGAATTGGTAAACACCATCTCAAGCAAATTAGGAATAGAAAAAAATGATACACAAAAAGTTATCGAAGCTTTTATGCAAGAAATCAGAACTTCTATGTATAATGGAGATAACGTATATTTAAGAGGTTTCGGTTCTTTTGTAATCAAAACCAGAGCAGCAAAAACAGGTAGAAATATTTCTAAAAATACAGCTATCAACATTCCTGCTCACAACATCCCAGCTTTTAAACCTTCTAAAACTTTCGTAGAAAAAGTTAAAACTAAGGTTGCTGTAAAATAATTTATAAATTAGGTTCAAAAAAAAATTCAAATATTAACTTTTAAAAATTTCTAACTATGCCAAGCGGAAAGAAAAGAAAAAGACACAAGGTGGCTACCCACAAAAGAAAGAAAAGAAGAAGAGCAAACAGACATAAGAAAAAATAATCTTTTCTGTTTAGATACAATATAATATAGTTGGTGTTTTTATCTTTATAATGAGCACTAACTATATTTTTGTTTTAATTAAAAACTTTAAAAAGAAATTTTAGAAAATGAAGAAAGAATTAATAATCTCTTATGAAGATGATGCTTCTAAAATTGCCCTTATTGAAGACGGTAGATTATTCGAGCTCCACGAGATACAGCAGAATACAGATTTTGTAGTAGGCGATATCTTTGTGGGAAAAATTAAAAAATTAGCTCCTAATCTCAATGCTGCTTTCGTAAATATAGGTTACGAGAAAGATGCTTTTTTGCATTATCAGGATCTCGGTCCGCAGTATCTTACCTATCGCAAGTTTTTACAGGATACGGTATCCAAAAGACAACAAACTTCTTCGCTCAAAAACTTCCAAATTCAGCCAGAAATAGACAAGCACGGCACTGTAGACAAAGTGATGGCTCCTCAAGACGAAGTTTTATTGCAAATTACCAAGGAACCTATTTCTACAAAAGGCCCCAGAATTTCTACCCAGATTTCATTAACGGGTAGATTTCTAGTACTCATCCCTTTTGATAATAAGGTTTCTATCTCTAAAAAAGTTAAAAGCGCCGAAGAAAAAGCAAGGCTCAAAACGCTTATCGAAAGCATAAAGCCTGAAGGTTTCGGTGTAATCATCAGAACTGTAGCAGAAGGAAAAAAAGTTGCAGAACTCCATAATGACATGAACCAATTGGTTGATAAATGGAACGTTTGCTTCAAAAATATCCAAAAAAATAAAACTCCTGCCAAAGTTCTTAGTGAAGAAGACAAAGCTTCGGCTATTTTGAGAGACAATTTCAATCAAGATTTCGTTTCTATCATTTGTGACGATGAACAAATGGTAAACGATATGAAAAATTATCTTGAAGTCATTGCTCCAGAACGAAAAAACATTGTACAATTTTATGATTCTCACATTCCACTTCTGGAATATTACAATGTAGAAAAACAGCTGAAACAATCTTTTGGAAAACACGTAAACATCCCAAGTTCTAAAGGTGCTTACCTCGTGATAGAACACACAGAAGCACTGCACGTAGTAGACGTGAACTCGGGGAACAACATTTCTTCTGGCACTGCCAATAAAGAACACGCCCTAAACGTGAACAAAATGGCGGCTACAGAAATTGCAAGACAACTCAGACTGCGAGACATGGGTGGAATTATTGTGGTAGATTTTATAGACATGCCAAATCCTGACCACAGAAAAGAACTGTACGAACACTTGCGCGAAGAAATGAAACGCGACAAAGCAAAGCACAAAATCCTACCGCCGAGTAAATTTGGTTTAATACAAATCACCAGACAACGTGTAAGACCAGAAAAACAAATAGACACCAAAGAAGAAAACCCGAACAAAGACGGCGAAATCTTGGCTCCTATTTTTGTGGTAGAACGCATGGAAGAAACCATCAAAGATTTCTTTACCAAAAACAAGGGCAAATTATATCTACACACGCATCCGTTTGTAGAAGCATATCTTACAAAAGGATTGATGAGCCAACAAATGAAATGGTTTATCAAGTACAAAAAATGGGTTACCATTATCCCAAGAGATTCTTTTAAATATCTGGAGTACAGACTCTATGATGCAGACAAAAAAGAACTCGTAAGCTACTCGAATTAATGAGTAATAACAAATGAAATTTTCGGTGCTCTCCTTTAGGAGAGTTAGAGAGTAAGAAAATTTCTAAAAAATTATAAAATCGTTGCAGTAATGCAGCGATTTTTTTGTTAATAAACTGCTCACCATTAAAACATACGCAGGTTGCCCTCTTTTAGAGGGGTGTCTTTAACTTGTTAAAGACGGGGTGTTTTAAATGATTTACATGATTTTTAGCAAATTACGGTTTTCCGTAATTGCTGTGTTGAAATATTTTTTAAATTATTGGAAATACCTATCTTTGATAATTGTGTAATGTTTACTGCACAAAATTCTAAAACCAATGGATTTTTAAGTAACAGATAACCGAAAAAAACAATAACTAACAGAAAATAGAATGGCATTAAGTTGGAATGAAATAAAAGACAGAGCATTAAGATTCTCTAAAGAATGGAAAAACACAACCAATGAAGAAGCAGATGCTAAACCATTTTTAGACGCTTTTTTCGATGTTTTCGGGATTACTAGAAAAAAAATAGGAACTTTTGAGCACAAAGTAAAAAAACTTTCTGATACAGACGGTTATATTGACTTGCTCTGGAAAGGAACTATTCTAATAGAAATGAAAAGTCGTGGAAAAAACCTAGACAAAGCTTTTCAACAAGCCATTGATTACACCCATGGTCTAAAACAAAATGAACTCCCAAAATACGTTTTAGTTTGTGATTTTTACATTTTTAGGTTATACGATACCGAAGAACAAACTACTCTAGAATTTACACTAGACGAATTG contains the following coding sequences:
- a CDS encoding zinc-dependent metalloprotease; translated protein: MKNLYFLVFILSFPFVKSQNFYIDVNSFRDHLKSNNLKSKPQLIIPVKDNSVEIFSITENDLIRNRVDNVFTFDGVSKSGAILKLTSINDKLYGLILKNGELQVFEPTNENSNYYSYINSKELEENFFNCSVDGAVSDKLSTVKIDKLSKNSSFPSTQFRRTYRLAIASTPSFTNNFDSVDTALNRIILLVNGLNAIYESELNISFVLSDETLNKKLLFTDVANNPFNSNCSLDANCAQNGFRIMNDNGYFKYNQYDLGHVLNTINTVGIESGTAALSSVCNDSVKGSSWSNWSLGTSTYFGLVVLAHEIGHMFSATHSFNASGGNSYDSNSCSNAWRLETAVEPGSGITIMSYNGTCSSPNQDIKTGMKLYFHSKNLELIFNFLENISKCDVKSPIVNNLPTVFAGEDIVIPKNTPFTLNGTAVDVDNDIQSYTWEQIDVATIRDKGAFADLYASNYGVKAVNSFTAPLFVPKRSSTESERNFPSTSLLVKSDDRLSGEALPLVPRDLNFRFLVKDLKGFNYDDIKVKVSDYGPLSISYMITQLNDYSKVNITWAVNNTNLLVDKVDILLSFDDGLSFPILLAKDTPNDGNEVVFIPNFPSFAFANVKILAKINDNASFFTVTYFGFQIKDSCNNPSVFLDVKNNYSVSLDKNDEKLDFKLPSNPDYISKLLDNTTFLKENYTSFENSSYYINKSLTDKTPYLYKASEMKGYYKIRPLNSGIYTINNLFSTGLTIHSGYPMSAGNFVGSNSYLSGNSLANVGTLSVYLDKDVTYYFRIANKDFTYYQPQYSPNKNLLQINFGYPHNYGNYNYTYTYIAIDKLSNKIVSYSNTANFKNLPIGEYTVCCLSFLTTYNPDNFINLNLDELYNISPCIQKSFNSFDLKVNENLSVSENDNKSFKLYPNPVKDILIYDSGKSIEKLEIYDIAGAMKKIKIIDYNKLDVSNLSKGVYILKVYFKNNISQTHKFIKE
- a CDS encoding Rne/Rng family ribonuclease, whose product is MKKELIISYEDDASKIALIEDGRLFELHEIQQNTDFVVGDIFVGKIKKLAPNLNAAFVNIGYEKDAFLHYQDLGPQYLTYRKFLQDTVSKRQQTSSLKNFQIQPEIDKHGTVDKVMAPQDEVLLQITKEPISTKGPRISTQISLTGRFLVLIPFDNKVSISKKVKSAEEKARLKTLIESIKPEGFGVIIRTVAEGKKVAELHNDMNQLVDKWNVCFKNIQKNKTPAKVLSEEDKASAILRDNFNQDFVSIICDDEQMVNDMKNYLEVIAPERKNIVQFYDSHIPLLEYYNVEKQLKQSFGKHVNIPSSKGAYLVIEHTEALHVVDVNSGNNISSGTANKEHALNVNKMAATEIARQLRLRDMGGIIVVDFIDMPNPDHRKELYEHLREEMKRDKAKHKILPPSKFGLIQITRQRVRPEKQIDTKEENPNKDGEILAPIFVVERMEETIKDFFTKNKGKLYLHTHPFVEAYLTKGLMSQQMKWFIKYKKWVTIIPRDSFKYLEYRLYDADKKELVSYSN
- a CDS encoding HU family DNA-binding protein, whose translation is MTKAELVNTISSKLGIEKNDTQKVIEAFMQEIRTSMYNGDNVYLRGFGSFVIKTRAAKTGRNISKNTAINIPAHNIPAFKPSKTFVEKVKTKVAVK
- the mutY gene encoding A/G-specific adenine glycosylase; translation: MKKKNKYADFLNIGLKLLKWYDLNARDLPWRKTKNPYHIWVCEIVLQQTRVEQGKNHYLNFVERFPTVESLSSAEIDEVLLYWKGLGYYSRAINLHKAAQQVMEDFGGAFPESFSEILKLKGVGKYTAAAVSSICFDEKVPAIDGNFYRVLSRVFADDFDVSSPKAYAYFYELALLIMPEENPGNFNQAIMDLGSEICKPKNPQCQVCPIQENCLAYETGKVLEFPVKSKKVKAVDLKLHYYYIMYEDKFLIKQRDDSFIWKKLYDFPESISQELEDFVVEEKTVHHKLTHKNLEISISKVILQDKKVFENYAQKHQLQITDYESSHQKSFPKPLENYLKKTFED